The sequence GAGGCAGGCCGTGACGGCCAGCCGCCGACTCCATCGAAGCTGCATTGCGTGCCCCTCCCCTTTCGTTGTCCAGCCGGCCACAGGCCCCCCCGCGCCGGCGACTCGCGTGGCTCGCGGCGGGTCCCATCGCCCCCCAGCCTGCCAGCGGCGTCGCTACAAGCTAAGCGGAAGCGGCCATCTCTGTCAACGATGGCGGGACGCCATCATGAGAAATGGAACGCGCTTCGCCGCGGGGCGTCCGCCGGCGATTGTGGCAGCAACGTCCCGCTCGCGCCGGGCGGGCCGCTGGAGCGATCAGCGCAGGCCGACCTGCTCCTCGAAGTCGACCCCGTCGCGGTAGTCGACGCGGTGCGCGATCAGGCCGTCGCGCACCGTGAAGCGGAAGACGCCGCGGATGCGGAAGGGACGGCGCGTCCCGGCGACGGCGTAGCGCGCCGACATCGCGTAGGCGACGACGACCCGCTCCCCCTCGGCGACGACGTCCTCGACCTCGTAGTGCAGGTCCGCCATCGACTCGAAGAAGCCCGGGAGGCGCCGCCGGTACTCCTCGCGCCCTCGAAGGCTCGTCCCGCGCGCGCTGACGTGCTCGTTGAAGAAGTCCTCGGCGACGTGCGCGCAGACGGCGCCCGGGTCGTGGGCGTTGAGGGCCGCGAGGTAGCTCACGACGACCGAACGGGGCTCCTCGGACATCCCCTCCTCCTCTGCCAGGTTCACCGGTGCGGCCAGCGCGGCCGCGCCGCGAGGCCGGCGCGCGCGAGCACCTGGCGTGCCGCCTCGCCCGCCCGCGCGTAGAGGCGCTCCTCGTCGACGCTCGTCAGCCGGTAGCCCTCGACGACCTTGCGCCCGTCGACGAACACCGTGTGGACGCTGCGTCCGTCGACCGAGTAGACGAGCTGGCGCGCCACGTCGTGCAGCGGCGTCCACTCCGGCCGGTCCCGGTCGTGGAGCACGAGGTCCGCCTTCTTGCCGACCTCGATCGAGCCGATCTCGTCCTCGGCCAGCATGGCGCGTGCCCCGTTGAGGGTCGCCATCTCGAGCACCTGCTCGGCGGGGAAGACGGACGGGTCGCGCCGGGCGTCCTTGAAGAGGCCGGCGACGAGGTACGCGGCGCGGTAGCCGTCCGCGTAGTTCGACGCGTTCGCGCCGTCGGTGCCGATGCACACGTTGGCGCCGGCAGCGGCCATCTCGGGCATGCGGCCGCACCGGCTCACCCCGTAGGCGACCTTGAGCGCGGTCGTCGGGCAGTGCGCGACGCTGCAGCGCCGCGCGCCGAGCAGGGCGACCTCCTCGTCGTCGACGTGCACGAGGTGGACGAGGAGGGTGTCGGGGCCGAGCACGCCGAGGCGGTCGAGGTGGACGACCGGCCGCTCGCCGTAGCGTGCGAGGAACCACTGCGGGTCCGAGGGCGCGGGCGACAGGTGGAAGTTGATGCCCGCGCCGTAGCGGTCGGCGAGCTCGCGCGCGGCGCGCCACAGCTCGTCGCTCGCGGTCGAGTGGCCGACCAGCATGACCCAGCCCTTGATGCGGCCCTCGTCGTGGCTGCCGTGGCGCACGAGCACCTCCTCGAGCGCCGCGATGGCTTGGTCGGTGCTGAGGCGAAAGCGCGCCGGCTCGGCGGGCAGGTCCCACACGCGGCGGCCGACCCGGGCGCGGATGCCCACCTGCGAGAGCGCCTCCACCACGGCGTCGAGGTGCCACCCCGTCGCTGCCTCGACGAAGCTCGTCGTGCCCGACCGGAGCAGCTCGGCCGCGCCGAGCTGCGCGGCGAGCAGCTCGTCCTCCTCCCGGTACGCCGCCGCGAGCGGGCTCAGCCAGTGGAAGACGTTCTCCTCGAACGCGGTGTCGTCGGGGACGACGCCTCGCGTCAACGGCTCAGTCGACACGTGCAGGTGCGCGTTCACGAGCCCCGGGACCACGACGAAGCGCCGGCCGTCGACACGCGCTCGCGCCTCGAAGCGCCGGGCGAGGTCGGACGCCTTCCCCACCGCGACGATGCGCGTCCCGGCGATCGCCACGCTCGCGTCGACGAGGACCTCGCGCGCCGCGTTCATCGTCACGACGAGCGCACCCTCGATGAGCGTGTCGACGCGCTCGCGCACCGGAGCGGCGGGCTCGCTCACGGGACGAGCACGACCTTGCCGAACACCTCCCCGCTCTCGAGCCGGACGTGCGCGTCGGCAGCGGCCGCGAGCTCGAAGACGCTGTCGATGACCGAGCGGAAGCCGGACCGCCAGCACTCCTCGAGCATCGGCCCGAAGTCCGCGTGCGACTGCACCTTCGCGCCGAGGATCTCGATCCCGAGGTGGTAGACGGTCGGGAGCCGCAGGCGGACCTCGGCGCCGGTCGTCGTGCCGCACACGACGAGTCGGCCCTCCCGGCGCAGCGAGCGCAGCGACAGCTCGAAGACCGCCGGCCCGACGTGGTTGAAGACGACGTCGGCGCCGCCGCCGGTCGCCTCGAGCACCGCCTCGGCCGCGTCCGGACGCGTCTCGTCGATGCCCACGTCGGCCCCGAGCTCGAGCGCTCGCGCGAGCTTCGCCGGCGAGCGCGACGTCACGATGACGCGCGCCCCGAGGTGCTTCGCGATCTGGATGGCGAGCACGCTCACGGCGCTCCCCGCCCCGTGGATGACGACCTGCTCGCCCGGTCGCAGGCGCGCCGTGCCGACGAGACTGCGCCAGGCGGTGACGCAGGCGGTGGGGACGGCCGCCGCCTCGACGTCGCCGACCCCCTCCGGGATGGGGAAGACGTGGCTCCCGGGCACCGCGCAGCGCTCGGCGTAGCCGCCGGGGCGGTTGCCGCCGATCGTCGTCGGGTTGGCGCAGGCCCGGTCGTCGCCCGCCCGGCAGGCGGCGCAGGCGCCGCACGCCACGCCGGCCTTCACGACGACGCGCCGGCCCACGAGCGCGGGGTCGACGCCGTCGCCCACCTCCACCACCTCACCGGCGATGTCCATGCCGGGGATGTGCGGCAGGCGGAAGCCCGGGAGCAGCGGCGGCCCCTCGCGCTGGAGGAGGTCCAGGCGGTTCACGCCCGCCGCGCGCACCTCGACGACCACCTCGCCCGGGCGCGGCACGGGATCGGCGAGGTCGACGAGCTCGAGCACCTCCGGACCACCGTGGACAGCGTGCTGGACCGCCTTCACGGCGCCCGCCACCTGCCACGCGCGCCAGCGCCTCGCACCCGGCTCTCCGTCACGGCCGCCCTCCCTGCTCCCGGTCCCAGGCTATCCTCTCGCGTTCCAAGATATTGTCTCGCATCGCGAACGCACGTACGCTGGCGGCGCGCCGGGGAGGGAACGTGAGCGAGCACCCGGACCTCATCATCGTCAACGGGCGCCTCGTCACGATGAACGCGCGTCGCGAGGTGCTCGTGGACGGCGCGATCGCCATCGCCGGCGAGCGCATCGCGGCGGTGGGCGGGACGTCGGAGCTGCGCAGCCGCTTCCCCGGCACCCGCGAGCTCGACGTCGGCGGGGGCGTCGTGCTGCCCGGCTTCGTCAACGCCCACCAGCACGTGACCGGCGGACCGCTCACCTGGAGCTGCATCCCCGACGACCTACGGCCCGGCCAGTCGATCTTCGAGTGGGCCGTGCCGCTGCACGACGCGGAGCGACCCGAGGACGAGGAGCTCTCGGCCACCCTCGTGGCCGCCCAGAGCCTGCGCAACGGGGTGACGACCCTCGTCGAGCCCGGGACGGTCGGCGCCCCCGGCCCCGTCGCGCGCGGCCTGGCGGCCGCCGGGATCCGCGCCACGGTCGGGATCTGGGGCTGGGACATCGAGCAGGGACCGTTCGCCGCGCCGGCCGCCGAGGTGCTCGACCGCATCCGTGACGTCCTCCTCGCCTACCCCGCGGGCGGCACGATCGAGGGGTGGGTGACGATCATCGGCCACAGCCTCGCCTCCGACGAGCTGCTCGTCGGCGCCGCCGAGCTCGCCCGGGACTTCGGCGTCCACATGACGATGCACCTCTCGCCGACCTCGTCGGACCCCGAGGTCTACCTCGAGCGGACGGGCAAGCGACCGGCCGTCCACCTGCGCGACCTCGGCGTGCTCGGCCCCCACCTGCTCCTCGGCCACGCCGTGTGGCTCGACGACGCCGAGGTCGAAGCGATCCTCGCCTCGAGGACGGCCGTCGCCTACTGCCCCTGGGCCTACCTGCGCCTCGGCCAGGGCGTCGCCCGCAACACCCGCCATGCGGAGCTGTTCCGCGCCGGTGGGCGCGTCGCCCTCGGCTGCGACTCCGTGAACGCCGGCGACGCGCCCGACATCCTGCGGACGGCGGCGCTCGCGGCGGGCCTCGCCAAGGACCAGCGCGTCGACGCCACCTGGTTCGGGGCGCACGAGGCGCTCGAGATGGCGACGATCGCCGGGGCGGAGGCGATCGGCATGGCCGAGCGCATCGGCTCCCTCGAGGCCGGCAAGCTCGCTGACCTCGTCGTCCTCGACGCCGCTGGACCGCAGTGGGCTGCCGAGGGCGACCCGGCCCTCAAGCTCGTCTGGTCGAGCGACGGCCGCGACGTCCGCCACGTCTTCGTCGCCGGCCGTCAGGTCGTGCGCGACGGACAGCTCCTCACGCTCGACGAGGCGGCGCTGCGCGCCGAGGTCGCCGAGGCCTCCCGGGCCCTGCTCGCCCGGGCCGGCCTCACGCCCCCGGTGCGCTGGCCGGTGCTGCGCGGTGGCTGACGGCGCCACGCTCCGGGACGAGGCGCGAGGCGACCTCCTCGGCGAGCAGCTCCAGGTGGCCGAGGTCGGAGAGGTCGAGGACCTGCAGGTAGGCGAGCTGCGCGCCGGCATCGGCGTAGGCGGCGAGCGCGTCCGCGACCGTCGCAGGCGTCCCCACGAGGGCGTGGTCGCGCAGCACCTCGAGGGCCGGCCCCATCCGCTCGCGGCGAGCCGCGAGCTCCGCTCGGCTCCGCCCGCAGCAGACGGTGAGCGCCACGGAGAACACCGGCGGGCTCGGCCGGCCGGCGCGCGCGCACGCCTCGCGCACCCGCTCGACCTGCGCGGCGTACTCGGCGACCGACGGGAAGGCGACGTTGAACTCGTCCGCGTAGCGCGCCGCGAGCGCCGGGGTGCGGCGAGCGCCGTGGCCGCCGATGATGATCGGCGGGTGCGGCCGCTGCGCTGGGCGCGCGAGCGCGGGGTTCGCCTCGAGCCGGTAGTGCCTGCCCGCGAAGGAGAAGCGCTCGCCCTCCGGTGTGCGCCACAGCCCGGTGAGCACGGCGAGCTGCTCCTCGAGGCGCTCGAAGCGCTCGGCGAGGCTCGGGAAGGGCACGCCGAACGCCACGTGCTCGGCCGCGTACCAGCCCGTGCCGAGCCCGAGCTCGACGCGCCCGCCGCTCATCGCATCGACCTGTGCCACCGCCACGGCGAGCGGACCGGGGTGGCGGAAGGTCGCCGCGCCGACGAGGGTGCCGAGCCGGATGCGTTCGGTCTCGCGGGCCAGGCCCGCGAGGGTGATCCACGCGTCCGTCGGCCCCGGCCTGCCGTCGCCGGCGAAGTGCAGCAGGTGGTCCGAGGTGAAGAAGCCCTCGAACCCGCAGCGCTCCGCCGCGCGCGCCGCGGCGAGCAGGTCCTCGTAGGTCGCTCCCTGCTGGGGCTCGACGGAGATCCGCGTCCGCACCGATCCCTTCTATCATGGCTGCCTGGTCCTCGCGGAGGATCGTCCATCCGCCGGGGAGGCGGCCGGAGGCCACGAGCTGTCCGGCACGGGAGACCATGACGAGCGAGCCGAGCGAAGAGCGCGCCGAGGGCTTCGTCGGGCCGCTTCGCGCGGAGATGACGCCGACCATCCAGTCCGTCGAGCGCGCCGCGCGGATCCTCAACTTCTTCACCGTGAGCCGGCCTCGCCTCAGCCTCACCGAGATCACGGCGCGCCTCGGGATGAGCAAGGCGACGGCGCACCGCTACGCCATGGCGCTCCGCCAGGTCAACCTGCTGCGCTACGACCCTGCGGCCGCGGAGTACACCCTCGGCCCCCAGGTGCTCGTGCTCGCCGCCGCGGCGCGCGCCGGACTGCCGATCATCGGCATCGCGGGCCCGATCATGGAGGAGCTCGTGCGCGAGGTCAACGAGACCGTCGTGCTCAGCGTGTGGGAGGGCGAGGCTCCCGTCGTCGTGCGCGTCGACGACGGGACCGAGCGGATCATCCGGGTGAGCGTGCGCGCCGGCTCGCGCCTGTCCCCGTTCGAGTCGGCTCAGGGCCGGGTGTTCTGCGCCTTCCTGCCGGAGGGCTCGGTCGCCGGGCTCGAGGACGAGCTCGCCCGCTCGCCGCGCCTCAAGAGCGACCTCGACGCGATCCGCGAGACCGGCCTCGCCGTCAACTTCCCCAACGTGCACGGCGTCCGCACGATCGCGGCGCCCGTCTTCGGCGCCTCGCGCATCGTCGCCGTCGTCGCGCTCGTCGGCACCACGGCGACACTGTCCGACGACCTCGCCTCGCCGGCCGCGAAGGCCCTGCAGCGCGCCGCGAAGAAGCTCAGCGAGCTGCACGGGATGGAGCAGGCAGCCGGCGAGGTGGTCGAGCTCGGGCGCGCGGCCGCGGGCGGCCGGACGGACGTGGACAGGGACGTCGACAGGAGGTGAGGTGACGATGCGCTACCGGACGCTCGGGCGCACCGGGATGCAGGTGAGCACCCTGTGCCTCGGTACGATGATGTTCGGCGCCTGGGGCAACCCCGACGAGGCGGCGTGCCGGCGCATCGTCGACCTCGCCCTCGACGCGGGCATCAACTTCGTCGACACCGCCGACGTCTACGACCGCGGCGTCTCCGAGGAGATCGTCGGGCGCGCCCTCGAGGGCCGGCGCGACCGGGTCGTGCTGACGACGAAGGTCTTCAACCCGATGGGCGAGGACCCGAACGAGCGGGGCGCCTCGCGCCGCTGGATCGTCGCCGAGGTCGAGGCGAGCCTGCGCCGTCTGCGGACCGACTGGATCGACTGCTACCTCGTCCACCGGCCCGACCCCGCGACCGACCTCGACGAGACGCTCGGCGCGATGAGCGACCTCGTCCACGCCGGCAAGGTCCGGGCCATCGGGTGCTCGACCTTCCCCGCCGAGCTGCTCGTCGAGGCCGACTTCGTCGCACGCGCCCGGGGCCGGGAGCGCTTCGCCGTCGAGCAGCCCCCGTACTCGATCTTCGCCCGCGGCATCGAGGGGCACGTCCTGCCCACCGCCCAGCGCCTCGGGCTGGGGGTCATGGTGTGGGCGCCCCTCAATGGGGGATGGCTCTCCGGCAAGTACCGGCGAGGCCGCGACGTGGCGCCGGACGCCCGGGCGGTGCGCGAGGCCGAGCACTTCGACTGGGGCAGGCCCGAGGCGGAGGTCAAGCTCTCCCTCGTCGAGCAGCTCGAGAAGCTCGCCGCGGAGGCGGGCTGCTCGCTCGCGCACCTCGCGCTCGCCTTCGTGCTCGAGCACCCCGCCGTCACGTCGGCGATCATCGGGCCGCGCACGCCCGAGCAGCTCACCTCCCTGCTCGGGGCCGAGGAGGTCGTGCTCCCCGACGCGGTGCTCGACCGCATCGACGAGCTCGTGGCGCCGGGCACCGACGTCAACCCGATGAACGCCGGCTACGTCCCCCCCGCGCTCGTCGAGCCCTCCCTGCGCCGCCGGCGCGCCGGGCCGGCACGCTGAGGCCGGCGCGCACGGCGCGCCGCTTCAGTCCTCGACGGTGACGATCACCCGGCCGTCGATCGCGGGGCGGAAGCGCTCGGCGACGAACGCCTCGTGGGTGTCGCTGTTCAGGTACTCGAGCAGCTCCGCCTCGGTGTCGAACTCGACGACGAGCGCGTGGGTGTAGGTGCGGTCGCGCTGGGAGATGTTCTCCCCGACGTAGAAGCGGCGCATCGCCGGGTAGCGCTCGGGGAAGGTCGCTAGCTCGTCGAGGACTGCCTGGCGGGCGGCTGCCGGAAGGTCCGGCGCGAACCGGAACGCGACGAGGTGCCGGATCACGGTCCCTCCCTCCTCCCCCCGGCCCGCAGCTGCGCCCCTGCGGCGAGCAGGGCCTCTCGGAGCAGCTGGAGGTCCGAGCCGTACACGACGTAGCGCGCGCCCTGCTCGACGAGCGCGCCGTAGCCGGCGGGACCGCCCGCGAAGCCACCGAAGCCGACGCCGGCCAGCGCCGCTGCCTCGGCGATCTCGGCGATGCGGGCGGCGACACGGGGGTGGTCGACGGCGCCTGGCTCCCCGAGGTCCACGGAGAGGTCCGTCGTCCCGACGAAGGCGACGTCGAGGCCGGCGACGATGTCCCCGAGCGGGTCGTCGGTCGTCGCCGTCTCGATCTGGCCGATGAGCAGCGGCGGGTCCTTGCGCTGCTCGGCGAGGTACTCGCCGAGCGCGACGCGCCCGTAGCCCGCCGCGAGGTGCGCGCTCGAGACGCTCCGGGTCCCCTCGGGGGCGTAGCGCAGGGCGGCGCGCAGCGCCTCGACCTGCGCGACCCGCCGCACGCTCGAGAGCTGCACCCCGGCAGCGCCCGCCTCGAGGAGGCGGTTGACGAGGCCCGCGTCCACGCTCGGCACCCGTGCCAGCGCCGCCAGGCCGAGCGCCGTGGCGTGCCGGATGAGCCGGCTCGCCGCAGCGTCGTCGATCTGGCTGTGCTCGAGGTCGACGACGACCGCGTCGAAGCCGGCGGCCGCGACGAGGTCGACCGACTCGAGGCTCTCGAGCTTGCAGAAGGTGGCGACGACCCGCTCGCCGGCGCGCACACGCGCGCGGAAGGCGAGGCCGCTCATCTCGGCGCGAGCCGGATCGTGACCGCCTTCTCCTGGGTGTACTCGAGGACGGCGTTGTAGCCGCCGCCGTGGTTGAAGCCGCTCTCCTTGGCCACGTTGAACGGTAGGCCGAGGATGTTCGAGTTGGCGAACTCGTTGATCGACACCTGGCCGGAGCGCACCTCGCGAGCGACGCGAAGCGCCCGGGAGAGGTCGTTCGTCCACACCGAGACGAGCAGCCCGTAGGGAGCGGCGTCGACGAGGCGCAGGGCCTCGTCCGTCGTCGCGAACGGCTGGGCGGCGAGCACCGGACCGAAGATCTCCTCCCTCGCGATGCGCATCGACGAGTCGACGCGGTCGAACAGCGTCGGGCGCACGAACCAGCCGCGCTCGAGCTCGGGGCCGGTCGCCGGTCCGCCGCCCGTGACGAGGCGCGCCCCCTCGGCCAGTCCCGACTCGATGTAGCCGAGCACCCGCTCGTACTGCGCCTCGTTGATGAGCGGCCCCATGTCGAGGTCCTCGTGCCAGGGGCCGAGGCGAAGCTTGTCCATCGTCGCCGCGACGCGCTCGACGACCTCGTCGTAGACCGAGGCCTCGACGAGGAGCCGGGACCCCGCGTAGCAGTTCTGGCCGGCGTTCTCCGTGATCGACTCGACGATGACCGGCACCGCCTCGTCGAGGTCCGCGTCCGCGAACACGACGTTCGGGGACTTGCCGCCGAGCTCGAGGCGAACCGGCTTCAAGTTCTCCGCCGCCGCCCGCATCACCGAGCGTCCGGTCACCGTCGAGCCGACGAAGGAGATGTGGTCGACGTCCGGGTGCGACGTGAGCGCGATGCCTGCCTCGGCGCCGAGCCCGCTCACGACGTTCAGCACGCCGGGCGGCATCCCCGCCTCGACGGCGAGCCGGGCGAGGGCGAGCGCGACCAGCGGGGCGTTCTCCGACGGCTTCACGACGACCGTGTTCCCGCAGGCGAGCGCCGGCGCCGTGCCCGAGCAGAGCATGATCGCCGGCACGTTCCAGGCGATGACGAGGGCACACACGCCCCACGGGTCGCGCCAGGTGAGGCCGGTGTGGTCCGGCGAGCGCGAGGGCAGCGTCGCCCCCATGACCTTGTCGGCGAGGCCCGCCCCGTACTCGAGGTTCCCCCGCGCGATCTGGATGTTGAGGCGGCCCGCCGACAGCGGCTTGCCGACGTCGCGTGCCTCGATGCGCGCCAGCTCCTCGGCGTGCTCGCCGATGAGCTCGGCCCAGCGCCGCAGGATGGCGCCGCGCTCGGCCGGCGAGCGACGGGCCCAGGCCGGGAAGGCGGCCCGCGCCGCCGCCACCGCCGCGTCCACGTCGCGTGCGGAGGCACGCGCGACGTCGGCGATCGGCTCCCGTGTCGCCGGGTCCAGGTCGACGAAGGTCCCGCCACCCTCCGGCGCCCGCCACTCCCCGGCGACCAGGATGCGGTCGCCGGCAACCTCGAGGGAAATGCTCATGGCCGATTCTTGAACCGACTGGTCCCAGATGTCAAGATCGCGTCATGCAATGCGAAGCGCCTGCCCAGCCGTGACGCACGCCCGCGCCGCCGTGCTGCGGACCCCGGGAGGCCCGCTCGCCCTCGAGGAGATCGAGATCGAGGACCCTCGGCCCGACGAGGTCCTCGTCCGGCTCGTGAGCGTCGGCATCTGCCGCACGGACACCCACGCCCTGCGCGAGGTGGCGCCGCCGGCCGTCCTCGGGCACGAGGGCGCCGGCGTCGTCGAGCGGACCGGTGCGAACGTCACCAAGGTCCACGTCGGCCAGCCGGTGGCGCTCACCTTCCACTCCTGCGGGACCTGCCCCCGCTGTCTGCGCGGCCAGGTCGCCTACTGCGACCGCTTCCTCCCCCTCAACTTCTCCGGCCGTCGACCGGACGGCTCGAGCGCGCTCTCGGCGAACGGCGAGGCGATCGCCGGCCACTTCCTCGGCCAGTCGAGCTTCGCGACCCACGCGCTCGCGCACGAGCGCAGCGTGGTGCCGCTCCCCGACGACGTGGACCTGCGCCCGATCGGGCCGTTCGGCTGCGGCTTCCAGACCGGCGCGGGCGCCGTGCTCAACGCCCTGCGCCCCCGGGCGCGCTCGAGCCTCGCCGTCTTCGGCGCCGGCGCCGTCGGACTGGCCGCGGTCGCGGCGGCGGCCCTCGTCGGGGCCGACCCGATCGTGGCCGTCGACGTCGTGCCCGAGCGCCTCGAACGGGCGCGGACCCTCGGCGCGACCGAGGTCGTCGACGCTCGACGCGAGGACGCGGCCCGCGCGCTCGCCGACCTCGCGCCCGGCGGCCTCGACTTCAGCCTCGAGACCACGGGTGCCGCCTCGGTGCTCGCCGTGGCCGTCGGCGCCCTCTCGACGCGCGGCGTGTGCGGCGTGATCGGCGCTGGGGGGAGCCCGGAGATGGTCCTCGACTGGCGCACCGTGCTCAACGGCCGGACGGTGACGGGCATCATCGCTGGCGACAGCGTGCCGGACCTCTTCCTCCCCGAGCTCGTCGCCCTCTACCGCGCCGGTCGCTTCCCGGTCGACTCGCTCATCGAGTACTTCCCGTTCGAGGACATCAACGCCGCGCTCGAGGCGAGCGAGGCCGGGCGGGTCGTGAAGCCGGTCCTGACCTTCTGACGCGGCGAGCACGGCCTGGCCCGGTCGGCGAGGCCGAGCCGGCGCGGCGCTGCCGGACCCTGCCTCAGCGGCCCGCCGAGCCCGGCGTGTCGAAGAAGCCGTCGTTCCCGCAGACCATCGAGTCCCAGGTCCGCCAGAAGTGCCGGATCCCGGCCTCGTCGATCGTGCGCAGCGGGCCGCCCCGCAGCTCGGCGTCGATCCCGCGGGAGATGTCGTTCCAGTCGACGCCGTCGCGCCGGTCGTCGGCCGTCGCCTCGATCCCCCGCTGGATCGCCTCCTGGGCCTCGAGGTCGTCGGGCGTCGCGAGGCCCCCGGGACCGATGAAGCTCACGAGCGTCTTCAGGCGCAGCCCGGTCGTCTCCGCCGGCTCGTCGATCGGCGCGAGCGCCCAGGCGCTCACCTCCGTCCGGTTCGGCGCAACCGGCTCGAGCAGGCGGATGGAGATGCTCTCGATGTCGAACAGCAGCAGGTTCGGGAACATGTACGTCGTGTGGAAGCCGTCCGCGAGGTAGCTCGCGTACTCCTCCCCGAAGCGCTCGACGAGCCGGGCGCGGTTCGCCTCCGTCCTCGCACGCTCCGCCTCGCCGAAGCGAGGCTCCCAGGCCAGCCCGATGCGACCGCCGTGGCCCGCCTGCACCGAGGCCACGTGGTTGTTGTGGATCTCGACGGAGCTCACCTCGTCGGAGGTGGTGAAGCCGGTGGACTTCAGGTACTCGAGGAAGGTGATGTGGCTCGGCGAGAAGTGGTAGCCGTCGG is a genomic window of Acidimicrobiales bacterium containing:
- a CDS encoding NAD(P)-dependent alcohol dehydrogenase, coding for MTHARAAVLRTPGGPLALEEIEIEDPRPDEVLVRLVSVGICRTDTHALREVAPPAVLGHEGAGVVERTGANVTKVHVGQPVALTFHSCGTCPRCLRGQVAYCDRFLPLNFSGRRPDGSSALSANGEAIAGHFLGQSSFATHALAHERSVVPLPDDVDLRPIGPFGCGFQTGAGAVLNALRPRARSSLAVFGAGAVGLAAVAAAALVGADPIVAVDVVPERLERARTLGATEVVDARREDAARALADLAPGGLDFSLETTGAASVLAVAVGALSTRGVCGVIGAGGSPEMVLDWRTVLNGRTVTGIIAGDSVPDLFLPELVALYRAGRFPVDSLIEYFPFEDINAALEASEAGRVVKPVLTF
- a CDS encoding SRPBCC family protein, producing SPDAYPSDSGFRERLGLRPVAGLEILHDFVFITFNEQAPPLAEYLGGAAKFFELVANMSEVGMRVLPGTQRYTARANWKLLVENATDGYHFSPSHITFLEYLKSTGFTTSDEVSSVEIHNNHVASVQAGHGGRIGLAWEPRFGEAERARTEANRARLVERFGEEYASYLADGFHTTYMFPNLLLFDIESISIRLLEPVAPNRTEVSAWALAPIDEPAETTGLRLKTLVSFIGPGGLATPDDLEAQEAIQRGIEATADDRRDGVDWNDISRGIDAELRGGPLRTIDEAGIRHFWRTWDSMVCGNDGFFDTPGSAGR